One stretch of Rhinolophus ferrumequinum isolate MPI-CBG mRhiFer1 chromosome 3, mRhiFer1_v1.p, whole genome shotgun sequence DNA includes these proteins:
- the COL11A2 gene encoding collagen alpha-2(XI) chain isoform X5, giving the protein MERCSRCHRLLLLVPLLLGLSWAPARAGAPPVDVLRALRLSSLPDGVRKTRGVCPADVAYRVSRPAQLSAPTRQLFPGGFPKDFSLLTVVRTRPGLQAPLLTLYSAQGVRQLALELGRPVRFLYEDQTGRPRPPAQPVFRGLNLADGKWHRVGVAVKGQSVTLIVDCKKRVTRPLPRSARPVLDTRGVIIFGARILDEEVFEGDIQELVIVPGVQAAYGSCEQKELECEGDWKERPQKQQFHRAQRSPKQQLSRLHRPQNQEPQQQYPTPGEEEGILESSPLPPPEEEQTDLQVPSTADRFLAEEYGEGGTDPPAGPYDYTYGYGDDYREETELGPALSAETAHSGAAARGPRGLKGEKGEPAVLEPGMLVEGPPGPEGPAGLTGPPGIQGNPGPVGDPGERGPPGRAGLPGSDGAPGPPGTSLMLPFRFGSGGGDKGPVVAAQEAQAQAILQQARLALRGPPGPMGYTGRPGPLGQPGSPGLKGESGDLGPQGPRGPQGLTGPPGKAGRRGRAGADGARGMPGEPGVKGDRGFDGLPGLPGEKGQRGDTGGQGLPGPSGEDGERGDDGETGPRGLPGESGPRGLLGPKGPPGIPGPPGVRGMDGPHGPKGSLGPQGEPGPPGQQGTPGTQGLPGPQGAIGPHGEKGPRGKPGLPGMPGSDGLPGHPGKEGPPGTKGNQGPSGPQGPLGYPGPRGVKGVDGIRGLKGHKGEKGDDGFPGFKGDMGVKGDRGEFGVPGSRGEDGPEGPKGRTGPTGDPGPPGLMGEKGKLGVPGLPGYPGRQGPKGSLGFPGFPGASGEKGARGLSGKSGPRGERGPTGPRGQRGPRGATGKSGAKGTSGGDGPHGPPGERGLPGPQGPNGFPGPKGPPGPPGKDGLPGHPGQRGEVGFQGKTGPPGPPGVVGPQGAAGESGPMGERGHPGPPGPPGEQGLTGTAGKEGTKGDPGPPGAPGKDGPAGLRGFPGERGLPGTAGGPGLKGNEGPAGPPGPAGSPGERGAAGSGGPIGPPGRPGPQGPPGVAGEKGVPGEKGPIGPTGRDGVQGPVGLPGPAGPPGVAGEDGDKGEVGDPGQKGTKGNKGEHGPPGPPGPIGPVGQPGTAGVDGEPGARGPQGHFGAKGDEGTRGFNGPPGPIGLQGLPGPSGEKGETGDVGPMGPPGPPGPRGPAGPNGADGPQGPPGGVGNLGPPGEKGEPGESGSPGVQGEPGVKGPRGERGEKGESGQQGEAGPPGPKGPTGDDGPKGNPGPVGFPGDPGPPGEGGPRGQDGAKGDRGEDGEPGQPGSPGPTGENGPPGPLGKRGPAGTPGPEGRQGEKGAKGDSGAVGAPGKTGPVGPAGPAGKPGPDGLRGLPGSVGEQGRPGATGQAGPPGPVGPPGLPGLRGDAGAKGEKGHPGLIGLIGPPGEQGEKGDRGLPGPQGSSGQKGETGIPGASGPIGPGGPPGHPGPAGPKGAKGATGPAGPKGEKGLQGPPGHPGPPGEVIQPLPIQMPKKARRSVDGSRLMQEEEAMPTGGAPGSPGGLEEIFGSLDSLREEIEQMRRPTGTQDSPARTCQDLKLCHPELPDGEYWVDPNQGCARDAFRVFCNFTAGGETCVMPRDDVTRFSYVDSEGSLVGVVQLTFLRLLSVSAHQDISYPCSGVVREGPLRLRGANEDELSPDTSPYVKEFRDGCQTLQGRTVLEVRTPVLEQLPVLDASFADLGAPPRRGGVLLGPVCFMG; this is encoded by the exons ATGGAGCGGTGTAGCCGCTGCCATCGCCTCCTCCTGCTCGTACCTCTGTTGCTGGGGCTGAGCTGGGCCCCGGCTCGGGCAG GTGCACCCCCTGTGGATGTGCTCCGGGCCCTGaggctctcctccctccctgatGGTGTCCGGAAGACAAGAGGCGTTTGTCCAGCTGATGTGGCCTACCGAGTGTCCCGACCTGCTCAGCTCAGTGCACCTACTCGCCAGCTCTTCCCAG GAGGTTTCCCCAAAGATTTCTCTCTGTTGACTGTTGTCCGGACCCGCCCTGGCCTCCAGGCCCCCCTCCTGACTCTCTACAGTGCCCAGGGCGTCAGACAGCTGGCCCTGGAGCTTGGCCGACCTGTCCGCTTCCTGTATGAGGACCAGACCGGCCGGCCTCGGCCTCCAGCTCAGCCGGTCTTCCGAGGCCTCAACCTAGCAGATGGCAA GTGGCACCGTGTGGGTGTGGCTGTGAAGGGCCAGTCTGTCACTCTCATTGTTGACTGCAAGAAGCGGGTCACCCGGCCCCTCCCCCGAAGTGCTCGTCCAGTGTTGGACACCCGTGGAGTGATAATCTTTGGTGCCCGTATCCTGGATGAAGAAGTCTTTGAG GGTGATATCCAGGAGCTTGTCATTGTTCCGGGGGTGCAAGCTGCCTATGGATCCTGTGAACAGAAGGAGCTGGAATGTGAGGGGGATTGGAAGGAGAGACCTCAGAAACAACAGTTTCACAGAGCCCAGAGATCTCCAAAACAGCAACTATCAAGACTTCATAGGCCCCAAAACCAGGAACCCCAGCAACAG TACCCAACTCCAGGTGAAGAGGAAGGAATCCTGGAGTCAAGCCCCTTGCCACCCCCTGAGGAG GAGCAGACAGATCTCCAGGTCCCCTCCACAGCCGACAGGTTCCTGGCAGAGGAATATGGGGAGGGTGGCACAGACCCCCCAGCAGGGCCCTACGATTACACCTATGGCTATGGGGACGATTATCGTGAGGAGACGGAGCTTGGCCCTGCGCTCTCTGCGGAGACAGCCCACTCAGGAGCC GCTGCCCGTGGACCCCGGGGGctaaagggagagaagggggagccTGCGGTGCTGGAACCT GGTATGCTAGTGGAGGGGCCGCCTGGCCCAGAAGGCCCTGCG GGGTTGACTGGTCCCCCTGGCATCCAGGGCAACCCAGGCCCAGTTGGAGACCCTGGAGAGAGG GGCCCCCCTGGCCGAGCAGGGCTCCCTGGATCCGATGGGGCCCCTGGCCCTCCCGGCACATCCCTCATGCTCCCG TTCCGGTTTGGCAGTGGTGGGGGTGACAAGGGCCCTGTGGTGGCTGCCCAGGAGGCTCAAGCCCAGGCAATTCTGCAGCAGGCACGG CTGGCACTTCGTGGACCCCCTGGACCCATGGGATACACAGGCCGCCCCGGACCCTTG GGACAACCTGGGAGCCCTGGCCTGAAAGGAGAATCTGGAGACCTAGGGCCTCAG GGCCCCAGAGGACCTCAGGGCCTCACAGGCCCTCCTGGCAAGGCTGGGCGAAGG GGCCGAGCGGGTGCTGATGGAGCCCGAGGGATGCCCGGAGAACCTGGAGTGAAG GGTGACCGAGGCTTTGATGGACTCCCAGGGCTTCCtggggagaagggacagagg GGTGATACTGGTGGCCAGGGCCTTCCTGGGCCCTCTGGCGAGGATGGAGAGCGG ggagaTGACGGGGAGACCGGGCCTCGGGGGCTGCCTGGCGAGTCG GGACCTCGAGGTCTTCTTGGCCCTAAAGGCCCACCTGGTATTCCTGGACCCCCG GGAGTCCGAGGCATGGATGGTCCCCACGGTCCCAAAGGGAGCTTG GGACCCCAGGGAGAGCCAGGACCTCCTGGACAACAGGGCACTCCTGGGACCCAG GGTCTCCCCGGGCCTCAGGGTGCCATTGGCCCTCATGGAGAGAAG GGTCCTCGAGGGAAACCAGGGCTCCCTGGCATGCCTGGCTCAGATGGACTCCCG GGTCACCCCGGGAAGGAAGGTCCTCCTGGAACCAAAGGAAACCAG gGTCCATCTGGACCTCAGGGTCCTCTAGGATACCCAGGACCTCGAGGCGTCAAG GGTGTGGATGGAATTCGGGGTCTAAAGGGTCATAAGGGTGAAAAG GGCGACGATGGCTTTCCTGGCTTCAAAGGTGACATGGGAGTGAAAGGTGACCGG GGCGAGTTTGGAGTCCCTGGTTCCAGGGGAGAGGACGGTCCTGAGGGGCCGAAGGGACGCACTGGACCCACTGGAGACCCTGGGCCTCCAGGGCTCATGGGCGAGAAG GGCAAGCTGGGTGTTCCTGGTCTGCCTGGCTATCCTGGACGCCAGGGTCCCAAG GGGTCCCTGGGATTTCCTGGTTTTCCTGGAGCCAGTGGAGAGAAGGGAGCCCGG GGCCTGTCTGGGAAGTCAGGGCCTCGGGGAGAGCGGGGCCCCACG GGTCCGCGGGGTCAGCGGGGTCCCCGAGGTGCCACTGGAAAGTCTGGAGCTAAG GGAACATCAGGTGGTGATGGCCCCCACGGGCCTCCTGGAGAAAGG GGTCTACCTGGACCTCAGGGCCCCAACGGATTTCCTGGTCCCAAAGGACCTCCG GGCCCCCCTGGGAAGGATGGGCTGCCAGGACACCCAGGCCAGAGAGGAGAAGTG GGTTTCCAAGGGAAGACCGGCCCTCCTGGCCCGCCAGGGGTGGTGGGACCTCAG GGAGCAGCAGGAGAAAGTGGGCCCATGGGGGAGAGAGGTCATCCAGGCCCCCCTGGACCCCCTGGAGAGCAGGGACTGACTGGAACAGCtggaaaagaaggaacaaag gGTGACCCCGGTCCCCCTGGGGCCCCAGGGAAGGACGGTCCTGCAGGGCTAAGGGGCTTCCCAGGAGAGAGAGGCCTCCCGGGCACTGCT GGTGGACCCGGTCTGAAGGGAAACGAAGGTCCGGCTGGTCCCCCCGGCCCTGCA GGCTCCCCTGGAGAACGAGGTGCAGCGGGGTCAGGGGGACCCATTGGCCCCCCAGGGCGCCCAGGACCTCAGGGTCCCCCTGGAGTAGCAGGAGAGAAAGGTGTCCCG GGTGAGAAGGGCCCCATTGGTCCTACTGGCCGCGATGGGGTGCAGGGTCCTGTGGGGCTTCCTGGTCCTGCTGGACCCCCGGGCGTGGCAGGAGAGGATGGAGATAAG GGTGAGGTGGGAGATCCTGGACAGAAGGGCACTAAAGGGAACAAGGGTGAACAT GGACCTCCTGGACCCCCTGGGCCCATTGGTCCTGTGGGGCAGCCTGGAACAGCG GGAGTAGATGGGGAACCTGGAGCTCGGGGACCCCAGGGACACTTTGGAGCCAAAGGTGATGAAGGAACAAGAGGATTCAATGGGCCCCCGGGACCCATTGGTCTACAG GGTTTGCCAGGCCCCtcgggggagaagggagaaacagGTGATGTGGGCCCTATG GGACCACCTGGCCCCCCAGGACCTCGAGGCCCAGCTGGACCCAATGGAGCTGAT GGTCCACAAGGTCCCCCTGGAGGGGTTGGGAACCTGGGTCCCCCTGGAGAGAAG GGGGAGCCAGGAGAATCAGGATCTCCAGGAGTCCAGGGTGAGCCAGGTGTCAAG GGCCCACGCGGAGAGCGTGGGGAGAAAGGAGAGTCCGGGCAGCAGGGAGAGGCGGGACCACCAGGGCCCAAAGGCCCCACCGGGGATGATGGCCCCAAAGGGAACCCT GGCCCTGTTGGTTTTCCTGGTGACCCTGGCCCTCCTGGAGAAGGTGGCCCTCGG GGCCAGGATGGTGCGAAGGGTGACCGTGGAGAGGATGGCGAGCCAGGGCAGCCT GGATCCCCTGGTCCCACTGGGGAGAATGGACCCCCTGGACCACTTGGAAAGCGG GGGCCTGCTGGCACACCTGGTCCTGAGGGGCGACAAGGAGAGAAGGGAGCCAAG GGTGATTCTGGTGCTGTGGGTGCCCCGGGAAAGACAGGCCCTGTGGGTCCTGCAGGTCCAGCAGGAAAACCTGGTCCTGATGGTCTGAGGGGGCTCCCAGGCTCAGTG GGCGAGCAAGGCCGTCCTGGAGCCACAGGCCAGGCTGGGCCTCCAGGACCTGTG GGACCTCCAGGGCTTCCTGGCCTCCGGGGTGATGCTGGGGCCAAGGGAGAGAAG GGTCACCCAGGTCTCATCGGACTGATTGGGCCCCCTGGGGAGCAGGGCGAAAAGGGTGATCGGGGACTTCCTGGCCCTCAGGGCTCCTCTGGACAGAAGGGAGAGACA GGTATCCCGGGAGCATCTGGCCCCATCGGTCCTGGAGGGCCCCCTGGCCACCCT GGACCTGCTGGCCCCAAGGGAGCCAAAGGAGCCACA GGCCCAGCCGGACCGAAGGGAGAGAAGGGTCTCCAGGGCCCTCCAGGACACCCG ggACCCCCGGGTGAGGTGATCCAGCCCCTGCCCATCCAGATGCCCAAGAAGGCTCGGCGTTCAGTGGATGGAAGTCGTCTGATGCAGGAAGAGGAGGCCATGCCAACCGGGGGGGCCCCGGGCAGTCCTGGGGGACTGGAGGAGATCTTTGGCTCACTTGACTCCCTGCGGGAGGAGATCGAGCAGATGAGGCGGCCGACAGGGACCCAGGACAGCCCTGCTCGCACCTGCCAGGACCTGAAGCTGTGCCACCCAGAGCTGCCAGATG GAGAATACTGGGTCGACCCCAACCAGGGCTGTGCTCGGGATGCCTTCCGGGTTTTCTGCAACTTTACAGCAGGAGGGGAAACCTGTGTGATGCCCCGGGATGACGTTACACGG TTCTCCTACGTGGACTCAGAAGGCTCCCTGGTGGGCGTGGTCCAGCTCACCTTCCTGCGGCTGCTCAGCGTCTCTGCCCACCAGGACATCTCCTATCCGTGCTCTGGGGTGGTCCGGGAAGGCCCCCTGAGGCTCAGGGGGGCCAATGAGGACGAGCTGAGCCCCGACACCAGCCCCTATGTCAAGGAATTCAGAGACGGCTGTCAG ACACTGCAAGGCCGGACGGTGCTGGAGGTGCGAACACCTGTGCTGGAGCAGCTGCCAGTGCTGGACGCCTCCTTTGCAGACCTGGGGGCCCCCCCGAGGCGGGGAGGGGTGCTGCTGGGGCCTGTCTGTTTTATGGGCTAG
- the COL11A2 gene encoding collagen alpha-2(XI) chain isoform X4, translating into MERCSRCHRLLLLVPLLLGLSWAPARAGAPPVDVLRALRLSSLPDGVRKTRGVCPADVAYRVSRPAQLSAPTRQLFPGGFPKDFSLLTVVRTRPGLQAPLLTLYSAQGVRQLALELGRPVRFLYEDQTGRPRPPAQPVFRGLNLADGKWHRVGVAVKGQSVTLIVDCKKRVTRPLPRSARPVLDTRGVIIFGARILDEEVFEGDIQELVIVPGVQAAYGSCEQKELECEGDWKERPQKQQFHRAQRSPKQQLSRLHRPQNQEPQQQRPRSPNHRSAPSPRGRRTPPRKPTPPAKRSAARQASPSPGRRPSRIGGSGPARGQPSPSRRPARRAASPTARGPPRTRGSGYRQAARGPRGLKGEKGEPAVLEPGMLVEGPPGPEGPAGLTGPPGIQGNPGPVGDPGERGPPGRAGLPGSDGAPGPPGTSLMLPFRFGSGGGDKGPVVAAQEAQAQAILQQARLALRGPPGPMGYTGRPGPLGQPGSPGLKGESGDLGPQGPRGPQGLTGPPGKAGRRGRAGADGARGMPGEPGVKGDRGFDGLPGLPGEKGQRGDTGGQGLPGPSGEDGERGDDGETGPRGLPGESGPRGLLGPKGPPGIPGPPGVRGMDGPHGPKGSLGPQGEPGPPGQQGTPGTQGLPGPQGAIGPHGEKGPRGKPGLPGMPGSDGLPGHPGKEGPPGTKGNQGPSGPQGPLGYPGPRGVKGVDGIRGLKGHKGEKGDDGFPGFKGDMGVKGDRGEFGVPGSRGEDGPEGPKGRTGPTGDPGPPGLMGEKGKLGVPGLPGYPGRQGPKGSLGFPGFPGASGEKGARGLSGKSGPRGERGPTGPRGQRGPRGATGKSGAKGTSGGDGPHGPPGERGLPGPQGPNGFPGPKGPPGPPGKDGLPGHPGQRGEVGFQGKTGPPGPPGVVGPQGAAGESGPMGERGHPGPPGPPGEQGLTGTAGKEGTKGDPGPPGAPGKDGPAGLRGFPGERGLPGTAGGPGLKGNEGPAGPPGPAGSPGERGAAGSGGPIGPPGRPGPQGPPGVAGEKGVPGEKGPIGPTGRDGVQGPVGLPGPAGPPGVAGEDGDKGEVGDPGQKGTKGNKGEHGPPGPPGPIGPVGQPGTAGVDGEPGARGPQGHFGAKGDEGTRGFNGPPGPIGLQGLPGPSGEKGETGDVGPMGPPGPPGPRGPAGPNGADGPQGPPGGVGNLGPPGEKGEPGESGSPGVQGEPGVKGPRGERGEKGESGQQGEAGPPGPKGPTGDDGPKGNPGPVGFPGDPGPPGEGGPRGQDGAKGDRGEDGEPGQPGSPGPTGENGPPGPLGKRGPAGTPGPEGRQGEKGAKGDSGAVGAPGKTGPVGPAGPAGKPGPDGLRGLPGSVGEQGRPGATGQAGPPGPVGPPGLPGLRGDAGAKGEKGHPGLIGLIGPPGEQGEKGDRGLPGPQGSSGQKGETGIPGASGPIGPGGPPGHPGPAGPKGAKGATGPAGPKGEKGLQGPPGHPGPPGEVIQPLPIQMPKKARRSVDGSRLMQEEEAMPTGGAPGSPGGLEEIFGSLDSLREEIEQMRRPTGTQDSPARTCQDLKLCHPELPDGEYWVDPNQGCARDAFRVFCNFTAGGETCVMPRDDVTRFSYVDSEGSLVGVVQLTFLRLLSVSAHQDISYPCSGVVREGPLRLRGANEDELSPDTSPYVKEFRDGCQTLQGRTVLEVRTPVLEQLPVLDASFADLGAPPRRGGVLLGPVCFMG; encoded by the exons ATGGAGCGGTGTAGCCGCTGCCATCGCCTCCTCCTGCTCGTACCTCTGTTGCTGGGGCTGAGCTGGGCCCCGGCTCGGGCAG GTGCACCCCCTGTGGATGTGCTCCGGGCCCTGaggctctcctccctccctgatGGTGTCCGGAAGACAAGAGGCGTTTGTCCAGCTGATGTGGCCTACCGAGTGTCCCGACCTGCTCAGCTCAGTGCACCTACTCGCCAGCTCTTCCCAG GAGGTTTCCCCAAAGATTTCTCTCTGTTGACTGTTGTCCGGACCCGCCCTGGCCTCCAGGCCCCCCTCCTGACTCTCTACAGTGCCCAGGGCGTCAGACAGCTGGCCCTGGAGCTTGGCCGACCTGTCCGCTTCCTGTATGAGGACCAGACCGGCCGGCCTCGGCCTCCAGCTCAGCCGGTCTTCCGAGGCCTCAACCTAGCAGATGGCAA GTGGCACCGTGTGGGTGTGGCTGTGAAGGGCCAGTCTGTCACTCTCATTGTTGACTGCAAGAAGCGGGTCACCCGGCCCCTCCCCCGAAGTGCTCGTCCAGTGTTGGACACCCGTGGAGTGATAATCTTTGGTGCCCGTATCCTGGATGAAGAAGTCTTTGAG GGTGATATCCAGGAGCTTGTCATTGTTCCGGGGGTGCAAGCTGCCTATGGATCCTGTGAACAGAAGGAGCTGGAATGTGAGGGGGATTGGAAGGAGAGACCTCAGAAACAACAGTTTCACAGAGCCCAGAGATCTCCAAAACAGCAACTATCAAGACTTCATAGGCCCCAAAACCAGGAACCCCAGCAACAG CGGCCTCGGAGCCCCAACCACAGGTCTGCCCCTTCCCCCAGGGGGCGTCGGACCCCACCCCGAAAGCCTACCCCACCTGCCAAGAGGTCAGCAGCCCGGCAGGCATCCCCCTCACCAGGCCGGAGACCCTCTCGAATTGGAGGTTCTGGCCCAGCACGGGGCCAGCCTTCCCCCTCCCGACGCCCAGCTCGGCGGGCAGCTTCCCCCACTGCCCGGGGCCCCCCCAGGACCAGAGGCAGCGGTTACCGGCAG GCTGCCCGTGGACCCCGGGGGctaaagggagagaagggggagccTGCGGTGCTGGAACCT GGTATGCTAGTGGAGGGGCCGCCTGGCCCAGAAGGCCCTGCG GGGTTGACTGGTCCCCCTGGCATCCAGGGCAACCCAGGCCCAGTTGGAGACCCTGGAGAGAGG GGCCCCCCTGGCCGAGCAGGGCTCCCTGGATCCGATGGGGCCCCTGGCCCTCCCGGCACATCCCTCATGCTCCCG TTCCGGTTTGGCAGTGGTGGGGGTGACAAGGGCCCTGTGGTGGCTGCCCAGGAGGCTCAAGCCCAGGCAATTCTGCAGCAGGCACGG CTGGCACTTCGTGGACCCCCTGGACCCATGGGATACACAGGCCGCCCCGGACCCTTG GGACAACCTGGGAGCCCTGGCCTGAAAGGAGAATCTGGAGACCTAGGGCCTCAG GGCCCCAGAGGACCTCAGGGCCTCACAGGCCCTCCTGGCAAGGCTGGGCGAAGG GGCCGAGCGGGTGCTGATGGAGCCCGAGGGATGCCCGGAGAACCTGGAGTGAAG GGTGACCGAGGCTTTGATGGACTCCCAGGGCTTCCtggggagaagggacagagg GGTGATACTGGTGGCCAGGGCCTTCCTGGGCCCTCTGGCGAGGATGGAGAGCGG ggagaTGACGGGGAGACCGGGCCTCGGGGGCTGCCTGGCGAGTCG GGACCTCGAGGTCTTCTTGGCCCTAAAGGCCCACCTGGTATTCCTGGACCCCCG GGAGTCCGAGGCATGGATGGTCCCCACGGTCCCAAAGGGAGCTTG GGACCCCAGGGAGAGCCAGGACCTCCTGGACAACAGGGCACTCCTGGGACCCAG GGTCTCCCCGGGCCTCAGGGTGCCATTGGCCCTCATGGAGAGAAG GGTCCTCGAGGGAAACCAGGGCTCCCTGGCATGCCTGGCTCAGATGGACTCCCG GGTCACCCCGGGAAGGAAGGTCCTCCTGGAACCAAAGGAAACCAG gGTCCATCTGGACCTCAGGGTCCTCTAGGATACCCAGGACCTCGAGGCGTCAAG GGTGTGGATGGAATTCGGGGTCTAAAGGGTCATAAGGGTGAAAAG GGCGACGATGGCTTTCCTGGCTTCAAAGGTGACATGGGAGTGAAAGGTGACCGG GGCGAGTTTGGAGTCCCTGGTTCCAGGGGAGAGGACGGTCCTGAGGGGCCGAAGGGACGCACTGGACCCACTGGAGACCCTGGGCCTCCAGGGCTCATGGGCGAGAAG GGCAAGCTGGGTGTTCCTGGTCTGCCTGGCTATCCTGGACGCCAGGGTCCCAAG GGGTCCCTGGGATTTCCTGGTTTTCCTGGAGCCAGTGGAGAGAAGGGAGCCCGG GGCCTGTCTGGGAAGTCAGGGCCTCGGGGAGAGCGGGGCCCCACG GGTCCGCGGGGTCAGCGGGGTCCCCGAGGTGCCACTGGAAAGTCTGGAGCTAAG GGAACATCAGGTGGTGATGGCCCCCACGGGCCTCCTGGAGAAAGG GGTCTACCTGGACCTCAGGGCCCCAACGGATTTCCTGGTCCCAAAGGACCTCCG GGCCCCCCTGGGAAGGATGGGCTGCCAGGACACCCAGGCCAGAGAGGAGAAGTG GGTTTCCAAGGGAAGACCGGCCCTCCTGGCCCGCCAGGGGTGGTGGGACCTCAG GGAGCAGCAGGAGAAAGTGGGCCCATGGGGGAGAGAGGTCATCCAGGCCCCCCTGGACCCCCTGGAGAGCAGGGACTGACTGGAACAGCtggaaaagaaggaacaaag gGTGACCCCGGTCCCCCTGGGGCCCCAGGGAAGGACGGTCCTGCAGGGCTAAGGGGCTTCCCAGGAGAGAGAGGCCTCCCGGGCACTGCT GGTGGACCCGGTCTGAAGGGAAACGAAGGTCCGGCTGGTCCCCCCGGCCCTGCA GGCTCCCCTGGAGAACGAGGTGCAGCGGGGTCAGGGGGACCCATTGGCCCCCCAGGGCGCCCAGGACCTCAGGGTCCCCCTGGAGTAGCAGGAGAGAAAGGTGTCCCG GGTGAGAAGGGCCCCATTGGTCCTACTGGCCGCGATGGGGTGCAGGGTCCTGTGGGGCTTCCTGGTCCTGCTGGACCCCCGGGCGTGGCAGGAGAGGATGGAGATAAG GGTGAGGTGGGAGATCCTGGACAGAAGGGCACTAAAGGGAACAAGGGTGAACAT GGACCTCCTGGACCCCCTGGGCCCATTGGTCCTGTGGGGCAGCCTGGAACAGCG GGAGTAGATGGGGAACCTGGAGCTCGGGGACCCCAGGGACACTTTGGAGCCAAAGGTGATGAAGGAACAAGAGGATTCAATGGGCCCCCGGGACCCATTGGTCTACAG GGTTTGCCAGGCCCCtcgggggagaagggagaaacagGTGATGTGGGCCCTATG GGACCACCTGGCCCCCCAGGACCTCGAGGCCCAGCTGGACCCAATGGAGCTGAT GGTCCACAAGGTCCCCCTGGAGGGGTTGGGAACCTGGGTCCCCCTGGAGAGAAG GGGGAGCCAGGAGAATCAGGATCTCCAGGAGTCCAGGGTGAGCCAGGTGTCAAG GGCCCACGCGGAGAGCGTGGGGAGAAAGGAGAGTCCGGGCAGCAGGGAGAGGCGGGACCACCAGGGCCCAAAGGCCCCACCGGGGATGATGGCCCCAAAGGGAACCCT GGCCCTGTTGGTTTTCCTGGTGACCCTGGCCCTCCTGGAGAAGGTGGCCCTCGG GGCCAGGATGGTGCGAAGGGTGACCGTGGAGAGGATGGCGAGCCAGGGCAGCCT GGATCCCCTGGTCCCACTGGGGAGAATGGACCCCCTGGACCACTTGGAAAGCGG GGGCCTGCTGGCACACCTGGTCCTGAGGGGCGACAAGGAGAGAAGGGAGCCAAG GGTGATTCTGGTGCTGTGGGTGCCCCGGGAAAGACAGGCCCTGTGGGTCCTGCAGGTCCAGCAGGAAAACCTGGTCCTGATGGTCTGAGGGGGCTCCCAGGCTCAGTG GGCGAGCAAGGCCGTCCTGGAGCCACAGGCCAGGCTGGGCCTCCAGGACCTGTG GGACCTCCAGGGCTTCCTGGCCTCCGGGGTGATGCTGGGGCCAAGGGAGAGAAG GGTCACCCAGGTCTCATCGGACTGATTGGGCCCCCTGGGGAGCAGGGCGAAAAGGGTGATCGGGGACTTCCTGGCCCTCAGGGCTCCTCTGGACAGAAGGGAGAGACA GGTATCCCGGGAGCATCTGGCCCCATCGGTCCTGGAGGGCCCCCTGGCCACCCT GGACCTGCTGGCCCCAAGGGAGCCAAAGGAGCCACA GGCCCAGCCGGACCGAAGGGAGAGAAGGGTCTCCAGGGCCCTCCAGGACACCCG ggACCCCCGGGTGAGGTGATCCAGCCCCTGCCCATCCAGATGCCCAAGAAGGCTCGGCGTTCAGTGGATGGAAGTCGTCTGATGCAGGAAGAGGAGGCCATGCCAACCGGGGGGGCCCCGGGCAGTCCTGGGGGACTGGAGGAGATCTTTGGCTCACTTGACTCCCTGCGGGAGGAGATCGAGCAGATGAGGCGGCCGACAGGGACCCAGGACAGCCCTGCTCGCACCTGCCAGGACCTGAAGCTGTGCCACCCAGAGCTGCCAGATG GAGAATACTGGGTCGACCCCAACCAGGGCTGTGCTCGGGATGCCTTCCGGGTTTTCTGCAACTTTACAGCAGGAGGGGAAACCTGTGTGATGCCCCGGGATGACGTTACACGG TTCTCCTACGTGGACTCAGAAGGCTCCCTGGTGGGCGTGGTCCAGCTCACCTTCCTGCGGCTGCTCAGCGTCTCTGCCCACCAGGACATCTCCTATCCGTGCTCTGGGGTGGTCCGGGAAGGCCCCCTGAGGCTCAGGGGGGCCAATGAGGACGAGCTGAGCCCCGACACCAGCCCCTATGTCAAGGAATTCAGAGACGGCTGTCAG ACACTGCAAGGCCGGACGGTGCTGGAGGTGCGAACACCTGTGCTGGAGCAGCTGCCAGTGCTGGACGCCTCCTTTGCAGACCTGGGGGCCCCCCCGAGGCGGGGAGGGGTGCTGCTGGGGCCTGTCTGTTTTATGGGCTAG